From one Planktothrix agardhii NIES-204 genomic stretch:
- a CDS encoding pentapeptide repeat-containing protein: protein MTIEPNSSPSQGLEHIPETLNGATHKPTLEPSEAETPTQAIQLSPVDSWEIETENSTLNDRPNQVSGSVVVLSAMALMILGLGIDNIVLGYASAFATLALSLRLVWSNWGKVWETLIPPSWRNLIIACVGILGSLIGLVIFSNANTPNEVSNITINWDAIGALGDLGGALGQILIAIIAVYVAWRQYIISRDLTIQQNRITQQQTIDAYFQGVSDLALGEQGLLEDWPQERVIAEGRTSAIVKSVDAEGKAKILRFLSQARLITPLQRDRHLGRPMLDGNGNYAEDRAHGVRVIDLGAMLAGADLSETDLRRTDLTDTNLVKANLTGCNLVRANLARSILYEADLSRTNLRSIKLFYGPVETASPRSRTLIPNFETGEYTGAVVENADFTGVDNLSEENRYYCCAWCGSKSRKTIPGGCEGIPNKLDR, encoded by the coding sequence ATGACCATAGAGCCAAATTCATCCCCATCTCAAGGACTGGAGCATATCCCCGAAACCCTTAATGGTGCGACGCATAAACCCACCCTTGAGCCTTCAGAAGCGGAAACCCCAACGCAGGCGATCCAACTCTCCCCCGTGGACTCTTGGGAAATCGAAACTGAAAACTCGACTTTGAACGATCGACCGAATCAGGTATCGGGTTCGGTCGTGGTGCTATCGGCGATGGCATTGATGATTTTAGGGTTAGGAATTGATAATATTGTATTAGGATATGCAAGTGCTTTCGCCACATTAGCCTTATCTTTGCGGTTAGTTTGGTCGAATTGGGGAAAAGTTTGGGAAACATTAATTCCCCCGAGTTGGCGCAACTTAATTATTGCTTGTGTTGGGATTTTAGGCTCCTTAATTGGCTTAGTTATTTTTAGTAATGCGAATACTCCCAATGAAGTAAGTAATATTACAATTAATTGGGATGCTATTGGTGCTTTGGGGGATTTAGGTGGAGCATTAGGTCAAATTTTAATTGCTATTATTGCCGTTTATGTGGCTTGGAGACAGTATATTATTTCTCGGGATTTAACTATTCAACAAAACCGAATTACTCAACAACAAACCATTGATGCTTATTTTCAAGGAGTTTCTGATTTAGCTTTAGGAGAACAGGGATTATTAGAAGATTGGCCGCAGGAAAGAGTGATTGCAGAAGGACGAACCTCAGCGATTGTTAAAAGTGTGGATGCGGAAGGGAAAGCTAAAATTCTCCGGTTTTTATCTCAAGCTAGATTAATTACTCCTTTACAACGCGATCGCCATCTAGGACGTCCGATGTTAGATGGTAATGGAAATTATGCCGAAGATCGCGCCCATGGGGTGCGGGTGATTGATTTGGGGGCGATGTTAGCGGGAGCAGATTTATCTGAAACTGACCTGCGACGGACGGATTTAACGGATACTAATTTAGTCAAAGCTAATTTAACTGGATGTAATTTAGTCCGCGCTAATTTAGCCCGTTCTATTCTTTATGAAGCCGATTTATCCCGGACAAATTTACGTTCTATTAAACTATTTTATGGCCCTGTAGAAACAGCTTCCCCTCGCAGTCGCACATTAATTCCTAATTTTGAAACCGGAGAATATACGGGGGCTGTGGTAGAAAATGCTGACTTTACTGGCGTTGATAATTTATCAGAAGAAAATCGTTATTATTGTTGTGCATGGTGCGGTTCTAAATCTCGAAAAACTATCCCCGGAGGGTGCGAAGGTATTCCTAATAAGTTAGATCGTTGA